A genomic window from Sphingobacterium sp. BN32 includes:
- a CDS encoding urocanate hydratase, translating to MGNLNFKDALLQGIPSELPPAAIYDHTVSHAPKRKAILTKDEEKLAIRNALRYFPKEWHGILAPEFLEELHTYGRIYMYRFRPSYAMYARPIEEYPANSIQAASIMLMIQNNLDPAVAQHPHELITYGGNGAVFQNWAQYLLTMKFLATMNDEQTLHMYSGHPMGLFPSSSFAPRVVVTNGMMIPNYSKPDDWERFNALGVTQYGQMTAGSYMYIGPQGIVHGTTITVMNAFRKQLSNTETAAGKVFLTSGLGGMSGAQPKAGNIAGCITVCAEVNPAAARKRHEQGWVDLLIEDMDELIARVKTAIAHKEIVSIAYLGNIVDVWEQFDMANLPITVGSDQTSLHNPWSGGYYPVGVSFDDANQMIANAPDVFKEKVQASLRRHAAAINKHVAKGTYFFDYGNAFLLECSRANAEVMADDNINFRYPSYVQDILGPMCFDYGFGPFRWVCTSGKESDLELTDNLALQVLEDLKKEASAEISQQMDDNIKWIRDAKQNKLVVGSQARILYADALGRTKIAIAFNDAVRDGRLSAPVVLGRDHHDVSGTDSPYRETSNIYDGSRYTADMAIHNVIGDSFRGATWVSIHNGGGVGWGEVINGGFGMLLDGSAQSEEKLRQMLFFDVNNGIARRAWARNKEAKSALETELARTANFKVTESVMVDDQLIDQLFN from the coding sequence ATGGGAAACTTAAATTTTAAAGATGCCTTGCTACAGGGGATTCCATCGGAATTGCCTCCAGCGGCGATATACGACCATACGGTAAGTCATGCCCCGAAGCGTAAAGCAATATTAACAAAGGATGAGGAAAAACTAGCAATCAGAAATGCATTGCGCTATTTCCCCAAAGAATGGCATGGCATTTTAGCTCCTGAATTTCTAGAGGAGCTACATACTTACGGACGTATTTACATGTATAGATTTCGTCCATCATACGCCATGTACGCTCGTCCGATTGAGGAATATCCAGCAAATTCTATTCAAGCCGCATCCATCATGCTGATGATTCAGAATAACCTAGATCCAGCCGTTGCACAGCATCCGCATGAGCTGATTACCTATGGCGGCAATGGTGCTGTTTTTCAAAACTGGGCGCAATATCTGCTAACGATGAAGTTCCTGGCAACAATGAATGATGAGCAAACCTTGCACATGTATAGTGGGCATCCGATGGGATTATTTCCATCATCAAGCTTTGCGCCACGCGTAGTAGTAACAAACGGGATGATGATCCCGAACTATTCCAAACCGGATGATTGGGAAAGGTTCAATGCTTTAGGTGTCACGCAATACGGTCAAATGACTGCTGGTTCCTATATGTATATTGGCCCGCAAGGCATTGTTCATGGTACGACGATAACAGTGATGAACGCCTTCAGAAAGCAGCTTTCTAATACGGAGACTGCGGCTGGAAAAGTATTTCTTACTTCCGGTCTTGGGGGGATGAGTGGAGCGCAGCCAAAAGCAGGCAATATCGCAGGCTGTATTACGGTATGCGCTGAGGTGAACCCTGCGGCCGCTCGTAAGCGTCACGAGCAGGGATGGGTAGATCTTCTGATTGAGGATATGGACGAATTGATCGCTCGTGTGAAAACCGCAATAGCGCATAAAGAAATTGTATCTATTGCCTATCTAGGCAATATTGTCGACGTGTGGGAACAATTTGACATGGCCAACCTCCCTATCACGGTGGGGTCTGATCAAACTTCATTACATAATCCATGGTCGGGTGGATATTATCCGGTAGGAGTCAGTTTCGATGATGCAAATCAGATGATTGCCAATGCGCCCGATGTTTTTAAAGAAAAAGTTCAGGCATCTTTGAGAAGACATGCCGCAGCCATAAATAAGCATGTCGCGAAAGGAACTTACTTTTTCGATTATGGGAATGCTTTCCTGCTCGAATGTTCTCGTGCGAATGCTGAGGTCATGGCGGACGATAATATTAATTTCCGATATCCATCTTATGTACAAGATATATTGGGGCCAATGTGTTTCGACTATGGATTTGGACCATTCCGCTGGGTCTGCACCTCTGGAAAAGAGAGCGATCTTGAATTAACGGATAATTTAGCCCTTCAAGTGTTAGAAGACTTGAAGAAAGAGGCCTCAGCCGAGATTTCTCAGCAGATGGACGATAATATCAAATGGATCAGAGATGCGAAGCAAAACAAGCTTGTTGTTGGATCACAAGCTCGCATTTTATATGCGGATGCGCTTGGTCGTACCAAGATTGCGATAGCATTCAACGATGCCGTACGGGATGGCCGTTTGTCGGCACCGGTTGTACTGGGACGAGATCATCACGATGTTTCAGGAACAGACTCTCCATATCGCGAAACCAGCAATATATACGATGGGTCCCGCTACACAGCAGATATGGCCATTCATAATGTCATTGGCGATAGCTTCCGCGGTGCTACTTGGGTATCCATACATAATGGCGGTGGAGTAGGATGGGGAGAGGTCATCAATGGCGGCTTCGGAATGTTGCTGGACGGCTCTGCGCAAAGTGAAGAGAAACTCCGACAGATGTTGTTTTTTGATGTCAATAATGGTATTGCTCGTCGGGCTTGGGCAAGAAACAAGGAAGCGAAAAGTGCCTTGGAAACCGAGTTAGCAAGAACAGCAAACTTTAAAGTAACAGAATCTGTTATGGTAGATGATCAACTCATCGATCAATTATTCAACTAA
- the hutI gene encoding imidazolonepropionase, whose protein sequence is MEKQGILIGPFKQLVSMAELPLKGALKDSQLEVIPSAGIWLEGELIKEISDYNTLKQKLKDQVELIELNGDFVALPGYIDCHTHIAFGGNRANDFAMRNAGSSYLEIAEAGGGIWSTVKHTRACSQEELKQLTVERANYLLAQGITTIEVKSGYGLSVDEELKTLRAIAAADNECKADLLSTCLAAHMLPKDYEGTAEEYLDMIAKELFPILKEEHLTTRVDAFVERSAFSAEQAKPYYEQAKALGFDLTVHADQFTTSGSKLAVELSAASADHLEASTEEEIQLLAASDVVAVALPAASLGIGCAFTPARRLLDAGASLAIATDWNPGSAPMGKLVASASILASMEKLSNAEVLAAITFRAAKALNLDDRGRLVAGLLADFNIYQTDNYQNITYLQGRLEPHAVWKRGQLVCSDNH, encoded by the coding sequence ATGGAAAAACAAGGTATATTAATTGGACCCTTTAAGCAGTTGGTCAGCATGGCAGAGCTTCCGCTAAAAGGAGCACTGAAAGATTCGCAGTTGGAAGTGATACCTTCTGCGGGCATTTGGTTAGAAGGTGAGTTGATCAAGGAAATTTCTGATTATAATACGCTCAAACAAAAATTAAAGGACCAAGTCGAACTAATTGAATTAAATGGAGATTTTGTTGCCCTTCCAGGCTACATCGACTGCCATACGCATATTGCTTTCGGAGGGAATCGCGCGAATGATTTCGCAATGCGCAATGCCGGAAGTTCATATCTTGAAATTGCGGAGGCTGGCGGTGGTATTTGGAGCACCGTGAAGCACACACGCGCCTGCTCGCAAGAAGAGTTGAAACAGTTAACTGTAGAACGTGCTAATTATCTGCTCGCCCAGGGCATTACAACTATTGAAGTAAAAAGTGGATATGGTCTATCAGTCGATGAAGAACTAAAAACGCTAAGAGCAATTGCTGCTGCTGATAATGAATGTAAAGCTGATTTATTGAGTACTTGCTTAGCAGCGCATATGTTGCCAAAGGATTATGAAGGTACTGCCGAGGAATATCTCGATATGATTGCTAAAGAGCTATTCCCAATTCTTAAAGAAGAGCACTTAACGACGCGTGTGGATGCCTTTGTCGAACGAAGCGCATTCTCTGCAGAGCAGGCAAAACCGTATTATGAACAAGCGAAAGCTTTAGGTTTTGATCTTACGGTGCATGCCGACCAGTTTACAACTTCAGGTTCAAAGTTGGCAGTAGAGCTGTCCGCTGCATCAGCAGATCACCTAGAAGCTTCAACGGAAGAGGAAATTCAACTGTTGGCTGCCTCCGATGTGGTCGCAGTTGCACTGCCGGCTGCTTCTTTAGGAATAGGCTGTGCATTTACCCCTGCGAGACGCCTTTTAGATGCTGGAGCATCATTGGCTATTGCAACAGATTGGAACCCCGGATCTGCGCCAATGGGTAAACTAGTCGCCAGCGCAAGCATATTAGCAAGCATGGAAAAACTGAGTAATGCGGAGGTTTTAGCAGCCATCACCTTCCGTGCCGCTAAAGCATTAAATTTAGATGATAGAGGTCGATTGGTAGCAGGTTTGCTAGCGGATTTCAATATCTATCAGACGGATAACTATCAGAATATTACCTACCTGCAAGGGCGTCTTGAGCCGCATGCGGTATGGAAAAGAGGTCAATTAGTATGCTCAGACAATCATTAA
- the hutH gene encoding histidine ammonia-lyase, translating into MMKSFNYGQDILSSSIAVSIAKGETKGVLTEEVIASINRSAQYVQEIVDAGKVVYGINTGFGPLCTSLIGANDTKKLQENILKSHAVGVGEPIDVELSKLMLILKVQALAKGFSGVQFTTVERIIWHIENDVIPVVPKQGSVGASGDLAPLSHLFLPLIGLGKVWYEGRICATQEVLNKYGMEAIHLGAKEGLALINGTQFMAAHGVKAVVEMKRLMDSADLIATLMIEGLNGSIKPFFSELHQLRPYKGNVFVASTIFNLLKGSEVLESHKNCSRVQDPYSLRCIPQVHGASRNAWLHFKEIIETEINAVTDNPIIINSELTISGGSFHGQPIALPLDYATLAVSELGNISDRRVYLSLEGETNGVPKLLMKSTGLNSGFMILQYSTAAIASENKGLCFPASADSIPTSLGQEDHVSMGSIAGRKLLQVLDNVDKILSIELLCAAQAKDYHQPLKSTAVIEAIHQHLRASIPHIEEDQPMTDLLDAALELVKSGALVEVANQVARQEGVEYLGTGASYFEC; encoded by the coding sequence ATGATGAAATCATTCAATTACGGACAAGATATATTGAGCAGTTCTATTGCTGTTTCAATTGCAAAAGGTGAAACCAAAGGCGTTTTAACCGAAGAAGTTATTGCTAGCATCAATCGAAGCGCACAGTATGTACAAGAGATTGTTGATGCCGGTAAGGTAGTTTATGGTATCAATACAGGGTTTGGACCACTTTGCACGAGCTTAATCGGTGCGAACGATACGAAGAAACTGCAAGAAAATATTCTGAAAAGCCACGCGGTCGGCGTAGGAGAGCCAATTGACGTCGAATTAAGTAAGCTGATGCTGATATTGAAAGTGCAGGCCCTGGCAAAAGGTTTTTCAGGCGTTCAATTCACAACAGTAGAACGTATTATCTGGCATATTGAAAATGATGTAATCCCCGTTGTTCCTAAGCAGGGCTCCGTGGGAGCTTCAGGCGACTTAGCTCCACTCTCACACTTGTTCTTACCCTTAATTGGACTAGGCAAGGTTTGGTATGAGGGTAGAATATGTGCGACTCAAGAAGTATTGAATAAGTACGGGATGGAAGCGATTCACCTGGGGGCCAAAGAAGGATTGGCATTAATCAACGGAACGCAATTTATGGCGGCCCATGGAGTAAAGGCGGTCGTAGAAATGAAACGACTAATGGACAGCGCAGACTTAATCGCTACCTTGATGATCGAAGGGTTAAACGGCTCTATCAAGCCGTTTTTTAGCGAATTACATCAGTTAAGACCATATAAAGGAAATGTATTCGTCGCTTCAACGATATTTAACCTGCTAAAGGGTTCGGAGGTATTAGAATCACATAAAAACTGCTCTCGCGTCCAAGACCCCTATTCATTGCGTTGTATTCCACAGGTTCATGGAGCGTCCAGGAATGCGTGGTTGCATTTCAAAGAGATTATAGAGACAGAGATCAACGCTGTGACAGACAATCCAATTATTATCAATAGCGAATTGACAATCTCGGGTGGCTCATTTCACGGACAGCCGATTGCTCTTCCGCTAGACTATGCGACCTTGGCGGTTTCTGAATTGGGAAATATTTCGGATAGAAGAGTATATTTATCTCTGGAAGGCGAAACCAATGGCGTTCCAAAATTACTCATGAAATCTACAGGATTAAACTCTGGTTTTATGATTCTGCAATATAGTACGGCAGCCATCGCAAGTGAAAATAAAGGATTATGCTTCCCTGCAAGTGCAGATAGTATTCCTACTTCTTTAGGTCAGGAAGACCATGTCAGTATGGGTTCTATCGCTGGAAGGAAATTATTACAGGTGTTGGATAATGTCGACAAGATTTTAAGTATCGAGTTGCTTTGCGCTGCGCAAGCAAAGGACTACCATCAACCATTGAAATCAACGGCCGTTATCGAAGCGATACATCAACATCTTAGGGCCTCAATTCCACATATCGAGGAGGATCAGCCAATGACCGACCTTCTAGATGCGGCCTTGGAGCTCGTTAAATCAGGCGCGCTTGTTGAGGTAGCGAATCAGGTTGCCCGTCAAGAAGGAGTAGAATATTTAGGAACAGGTGCTTCATATTTTGAATGTTAA
- a CDS encoding LysR family transcriptional regulator, giving the protein MNYQIELRHLQYFKVLAEELHFRRAAERLYIAQPGLSRQIKQLEEYYQTPLFIRDKRNVALTAAGAYLKTEVDLLFNQMGIIKTQIEKIAEGKLTSLKLGFIGSAVQAILPQLLVELKQQQPLIDITLNELTNEAQLDMLLRNELDFGFVRIKDTPKGLRALPILTDHFALVVPKTHPLAKSKKVNLQDFKDESFILFSKEYSNSYYELVMSIFQDQGFQPHVALKTVNALSIFNLVSQGLGVAIVPSSLKKGYHTHVDFLELQHIPQRTTLSLLWNENSRNPGIDLLLNIVKNIERRNLKK; this is encoded by the coding sequence ATGAATTATCAAATTGAGCTTAGACATCTGCAATATTTTAAGGTTCTCGCGGAGGAACTGCACTTTCGGAGGGCTGCTGAACGCTTATATATTGCTCAACCGGGGCTATCGAGACAAATAAAGCAACTGGAGGAATATTATCAGACTCCACTTTTTATACGAGATAAAAGAAATGTTGCATTAACTGCCGCCGGAGCATATTTAAAGACTGAGGTAGATTTGTTGTTTAATCAGATGGGAATCATCAAAACGCAGATCGAGAAAATCGCTGAGGGAAAACTAACTTCGTTAAAATTAGGTTTCATTGGTTCAGCCGTTCAAGCAATTTTACCACAGTTGTTGGTTGAGCTCAAGCAGCAACAGCCCCTCATTGATATTACGCTAAATGAACTGACCAACGAAGCACAACTAGACATGCTTTTAAGAAATGAATTGGATTTCGGATTTGTCAGAATAAAGGATACGCCCAAAGGATTACGCGCTCTTCCGATTTTGACCGACCATTTTGCACTGGTCGTGCCAAAAACTCATCCTTTAGCGAAATCTAAAAAAGTGAATTTACAGGATTTCAAGGACGAATCCTTTATCCTCTTTTCTAAAGAGTATAGCAATTCCTATTATGAATTGGTCATGAGCATTTTTCAAGATCAGGGGTTTCAGCCGCATGTTGCATTAAAAACCGTAAATGCGCTCAGTATTTTTAACTTAGTTTCTCAAGGCTTAGGAGTGGCGATTGTTCCTTCATCTTTAAAAAAAGGCTACCATACTCACGTAGACTTCCTGGAGTTACAGCATATCCCGCAACGCACGACACTTTCGTTATTATGGAATGAAAACAGCAGAAATCCAGGGATTGATCTGCTGTTAAACATCGTTAAGAACATTGAGAGAAGAAATCTCAAGAAGTAA
- a CDS encoding AI-2E family transporter — translation MENSSQKRPYSFELAASLFATVLIIGLMYVTQGVLLPLLFAILLAISLFPLARFFERLHLGKAFSSILAVIVAIAIISGLIWFIVHESIIIGKDASAITDKVLSVLERGQEWIEKQFGIQRSEVMQQLQEQGNKALENAGGMVTGMFGSIGNMLASAILVPLYVFFLLYYRDFFREFFFKAFRKSPQHKVNEVLNKIYEVVQSYLVGLVTVMGIVAVLNTGGLMLMGIEYAWFFGSLASLLMLLPYIGIAIGSILPALFALAVKDSAWYAVGVIAWFQVVQFLEGNIITPNIVGSKVSINPLMAIIGILLGGMLFGLAGLILALPFIATLKVIFDASPGMSAVGFLIGEPEKMHLKKNSTQELLMKWGIVRLPKNKKKVEMDVQVKTDEKTNEPKTEVSYKEVNESEELPLDKDDQTEEK, via the coding sequence ATGGAAAACAGCTCGCAGAAAAGACCCTACTCCTTTGAACTTGCAGCCTCACTCTTTGCCACTGTCCTGATTATAGGACTGATGTATGTAACCCAGGGGGTATTGCTCCCTCTCTTGTTCGCGATATTATTAGCGATTTCACTTTTTCCGCTGGCGCGATTTTTTGAAAGACTCCATCTAGGCAAGGCATTTTCATCGATTTTGGCGGTGATTGTTGCAATTGCCATTATTTCTGGACTTATTTGGTTTATCGTTCATGAGAGTATCATTATAGGGAAAGATGCGAGTGCAATTACCGACAAGGTCTTATCCGTTTTAGAACGCGGACAAGAGTGGATAGAGAAGCAGTTCGGAATTCAACGCTCTGAAGTGATGCAACAGTTGCAAGAGCAAGGAAACAAAGCATTAGAAAATGCTGGAGGTATGGTGACAGGCATGTTCGGATCGATTGGTAATATGCTTGCAAGCGCTATTTTAGTGCCCTTATACGTGTTTTTTCTACTGTATTACCGAGATTTCTTCCGCGAATTCTTTTTCAAAGCATTTCGTAAATCCCCTCAACACAAGGTAAATGAGGTGCTAAACAAAATATACGAGGTTGTACAAAGCTATCTAGTCGGATTAGTGACCGTAATGGGAATCGTCGCTGTGTTGAACACAGGAGGTTTAATGTTAATGGGCATTGAATACGCTTGGTTCTTTGGATCTTTAGCTTCGCTCTTAATGCTATTGCCTTATATCGGAATTGCTATCGGATCTATACTTCCGGCTTTATTTGCTCTTGCTGTGAAAGATAGTGCATGGTATGCTGTGGGAGTGATTGCTTGGTTTCAGGTTGTTCAATTCTTAGAAGGTAACATTATCACTCCGAATATCGTTGGAAGTAAGGTTAGTATTAATCCACTCATGGCGATTATAGGTATTTTACTCGGTGGTATGCTTTTCGGACTAGCAGGTTTAATCCTTGCATTACCTTTTATTGCCACGTTAAAAGTAATCTTTGACGCTTCACCTGGCATGTCGGCCGTGGGCTTTTTGATTGGAGAGCCTGAGAAAATGCACCTAAAAAAGAATTCTACGCAAGAATTACTCATGAAATGGGGCATCGTACGGCTTCCAAAGAACAAGAAAAAGGTAGAGATGGATGTGCAAGTAAAAACCGACGAAAAAACAAACGAACCCAAAACCGAAGTTTCTTACAAAGAAGTAAACGAGTCTGAAGAGTTGCCTTTAGATAAAGACGATCAAACGGAAGAGAAATAA
- a CDS encoding MFS transporter — MDVPEDQKLYTLQFGLLCLSSLLFSASFNMIIPELPAYLSSLGGAEHKGLIISLFTLTAGISRPFSGRLTDKWGRVPVMAIGSIVCVLCGFFYPILTSISGFFLLRLVHGFSTGFKPTATSAYIADIIPSTRWGEALGMHGLCFSIGGAIGPAIGSYIAMDFGLNSMFYASSAFAFFSIIIVMNMKETLHTPARFSPKMLKISRRDIIEVRVIPAAIVTLLSYTAYGVILTLIPDWSDHLGIANKGMFFLAYTLASIAIRFVSGKVADRYGRISVMKVGLIIITISIFYIGYSDSILNLVIGACLYGIGTGIFSPAVNAWTIDLSLPQYRGKAMATMYIALEAGIGAGALFAGYIFHDHITRIPYIMYGDAIIVFLAFAYVLYWDKRRKNTLINE; from the coding sequence ATGGACGTCCCGGAAGATCAAAAGTTATATACCTTACAGTTTGGCTTGCTCTGTTTAAGCTCTCTGCTGTTTTCTGCGAGCTTTAATATGATCATACCGGAGCTTCCGGCCTATTTATCTTCTTTGGGAGGCGCGGAACATAAAGGGCTCATTATTTCTCTATTTACTTTAACGGCTGGAATTTCGCGGCCCTTCTCGGGACGATTAACCGACAAATGGGGCAGAGTTCCCGTTATGGCGATCGGTTCTATCGTCTGTGTGTTATGTGGATTCTTCTATCCAATCTTGACCAGTATTTCTGGATTTTTTCTCCTAAGATTAGTTCACGGATTTTCTACCGGATTTAAACCAACCGCGACTTCAGCCTATATCGCAGATATTATTCCATCCACTCGTTGGGGCGAAGCTCTCGGGATGCATGGATTATGCTTTAGCATAGGCGGGGCAATCGGTCCGGCAATTGGATCTTATATCGCCATGGACTTCGGTTTAAACAGCATGTTTTATGCGTCTTCAGCCTTTGCGTTCTTTTCAATTATCATCGTGATGAATATGAAAGAAACGCTGCATACCCCTGCACGCTTTTCGCCAAAGATGCTGAAGATCTCCAGAAGAGATATTATTGAGGTCCGTGTAATTCCTGCTGCAATCGTGACGTTATTGTCTTACACAGCTTATGGGGTAATTTTAACCTTGATTCCGGATTGGAGCGACCATCTGGGCATCGCAAATAAGGGCATGTTCTTCCTGGCTTACACCTTAGCGTCCATAGCCATCCGGTTTGTATCAGGAAAAGTTGCTGATCGATATGGACGTATCTCCGTGATGAAAGTCGGATTAATCATCATCACGATTTCTATTTTTTACATCGGTTATAGCGATTCGATTCTTAATTTAGTTATCGGTGCTTGCTTGTACGGTATTGGAACTGGAATTTTCTCACCGGCAGTAAACGCTTGGACCATCGATCTCTCCCTTCCACAATATCGCGGTAAAGCCATGGCGACCATGTATATAGCGCTTGAAGCAGGGATTGGAGCTGGCGCATTATTTGCAGGATACATTTTCCATGACCATATTACACGAATTCCTTACATCATGTATGGCGATGCCATCATCGTGTTCCTGGCATTCGCATATGTACTTTACTGGGACAAAAGGCGTAAAAACACATTAATCAACGAATAA
- a CDS encoding RNA methyltransferase, which produces MLSKAQISLIASLQHKKFRNQQQMFVVEGIKSVLEFIHSNYKIQKIYATADALAKLGKIPQNIKLEELNETELGKISQLKNPQGALALVQLPAGAELDAKALEDKHTIVLDDVQDPGNLGTIIRTAEWFGIEHIICSIGTVDCYNPKVVQATMGSLSRVKIYYLDIDEFLQGSPLPVFGALLDGKSIYETNFSDAGLILMGNEGNGIRKTLLDRIDQAVTIPRIGKAESLNVAIATTLFCSEVARQGLLKR; this is translated from the coding sequence ATGTTGTCAAAAGCACAAATCAGTCTAATCGCATCATTACAGCATAAAAAATTCCGAAACCAACAGCAGATGTTTGTTGTAGAAGGAATAAAATCAGTATTAGAATTTATACACTCTAATTACAAGATACAAAAAATCTATGCTACAGCAGATGCTCTTGCAAAATTGGGCAAAATCCCTCAAAATATAAAACTCGAAGAACTGAACGAGACGGAATTGGGTAAAATTAGCCAACTGAAGAATCCGCAAGGTGCATTAGCGTTGGTTCAATTGCCTGCGGGAGCGGAATTGGATGCAAAAGCTTTAGAAGACAAACATACTATAGTGTTAGACGATGTTCAAGATCCAGGAAATTTAGGTACTATCATACGTACCGCAGAATGGTTTGGAATTGAACATATCATTTGTTCTATTGGAACGGTAGATTGTTACAACCCAAAAGTAGTACAAGCTACCATGGGCTCGCTATCGCGTGTCAAAATATATTATCTGGATATTGACGAGTTCCTACAAGGATCACCCCTTCCTGTTTTTGGAGCCTTGCTCGATGGAAAATCCATATATGAAACAAACTTTTCTGATGCCGGATTGATTCTTATGGGGAATGAGGGAAATGGAATTCGGAAAACTTTGTTAGATCGGATAGACCAGGCCGTAACGATTCCACGAATAGGTAAGGCAGAATCTTTAAATGTAGCGATCGCGACAACACTTTTCTGTTCGGAAGTCGCTAGGCAAGGACTTTTGAAAAGATAA